In Ostrea edulis chromosome 6, xbOstEdul1.1, whole genome shotgun sequence, a single window of DNA contains:
- the LOC125646495 gene encoding serine protease inhibitor Cvsi-2-like, whose amino-acid sequence MRKALVLALVSAYIGIAVFETCTNNNDCSNTTQCDSVTEVQCTNGTCTCELREGFCDSRGDCLNMQNWFCPAELRHCIDQHCRCRFM is encoded by the exons ATGAGAAAAGCACTCGTTCTTGCTCTTGTTTCGGCGTACATTG GTATTGCGGTCTTTGAGACCTGTACTAATAACAATGACTGCAGCAACACCACTCAGTGTGACAGCGTAACCGAAGTACAGTGCACCAACGGAACATGTACCTGTGAACTCAGAGAAGGGT TTTGTGACTCGAGAGGTGACTGCTTGAACATGCAAAACTGGTTTTGTCCCGCCGAGCTCAGACACTGTATTGATCAGCACTGCCGATGTCGCTTTATGTGA
- the LOC125646290 gene encoding serine protease inhibitor Cvsi-2-like — protein MEQYLRDHIGKPPSWNKQTKMKTVVLLACLIGYVLSETCTSSHTECQHTSCDSTSELHCVDGFCTCTVATNMACTTVKECQALTDWNCPQNRRHCIDNVCRCTRF, from the exons ATGGAACAGTATTTAAGGGATCATATAGGTAAACCTCCCAGTTGGAATAAGCAAACTAAAATGAAAACAGTAGTTTTGCTTGCTTGCCTTATCG GCTACGTCCTATCTGAGACCTGTACCAGCTCACATACTGAGTGTCAACACACATCATGTGATTCTACCTCCGAGCTCCACTGTGTGGACGGATTCTGCACGTGCACAGTTGCCACGAACATGG CATGCACGACAGTCAAGGAATGTCAAGCCTTAACCGACTGGAATTGTCCACAAAACAGGAGGCATTGTATTGACAATGTTTGCAGATGTACACgattttaa
- the LOC125647561 gene encoding adult-specific cuticular protein ACP-20-like, which translates to MNKSVILMVLPCVIALAVVVVEGLYYYPGSQTSALGGLGGGYGGLGGGYGGLGGGYGGQGNYASRQAYQQRYLQEWYQTRQQRNQLNKLAKQSAFSSFVNYIPLVLLLTALTNNTALPIIG; encoded by the exons ATGAATAAGTCCGTCATCTTGATGGTTTTACCCTGCGTGATCGCACTGGCCGTTGTCGTGGTTGAAGGACTGTATTATTATCCAGGATCACAGACTTCAGCCCTTGGAGGACTTGGCGGCGGGTATGGAGGACTTGGCGGCGGGTATGGAGGACTTGGTGGCGGGTATGGAGGACAAGGGAACTATGCTAGTAGACAGGCCTACCAACAAAGATACCTCCAAGAGTGGTACCAGACCCGCCAACAGAGAAACCAGCTGAACAAACTCGCCAAACAATCCGCCTTCTCATCCTTTGTTAACTACA TTCCTCTGGTCCTTCTGTTGACCGCCTTGACCAACAACACGGCTCTCCCCATTATTGGTTAG